The nucleotide window TCGATGCGTCCGTGGTGGACGCCGGCTTCCGGGAGGCGGGCTCGGCACGCGTCGCGACGCTCGTGGAGGAGGCGCTGCGGGGCTACGGCCGGCCGTGGCTGGCGGCGACCGACGAGCTGTACCTCGACCTGCGGATGCGCCGGTGGGTGGGCCCCGAGCACTCGGCGGCGTCGCGCCGCCACCCCGTCCTCGCCCCCTTCTTCCACCCTGCGTACCTGGCGTGGGCCCGCCGGGCGGCGCCGGCCGACAAGCGCGGCTCGCGCCTGTGCGCGGCGGTGCTCCAGAGGATGGCGCCCGACCTCGCCGCCCTGCCGCTCGACTCCGGCCGCACGCCGGCCGAGATGGCCCGCCGGGACGTCGCCGGCCGGGCGAGCGCCCTGGCGCACTCGGCCGGCAAGGTGGCCGCCAAGGTGCGCCAGCGGCTGCAGTCGACCGGGCGCCCGGCGGTGGGGGCCGTCTCCCTGGCGGCCCGGGTGCACGAGCACTGGCGCGCCGAGCCCGCCAGCCTCGAGCCCGTCCTGGCCTTGCCCTTCGTGGCCCGCGGCGCCGTCGAGGCGTTCCTCGCCGGTCAGCGCGGCCTCGACGTGGCGTCGACGTCGTTCCTGGTCGACCTGGTCGTCGCCGCCGAGCGCCGCTGACCGCTGGTGCTTCGACGTCATTCGTTCGCTTCGCTCACTCCTTTCGGTCGAGTTGACCGTGCTCCGGTGGGCGAGCGGAGCTCGCCCGCCTCCGCAGCCGGAGAGGCCGCCTGCGGCGGCGGGCGCGGCCACGGACCTTGCCCGCTGCGAACAAGCCGAGAGGTTTGTGGCCAGGGCATCGGCGGTCAGCGCCGCCGGAGCGAGAGCAGGGCGCGCAGGGCGGCCCGGTGGGTGGCGTGGCGGCTGCGGACCAGCTCGTTGAGCACGACGGCGGCCGCGAAGGCGGCCGTCTCCGCCGCCCCGTGCCGCTTCCGGTACAGGCGGACCCGGTTGCGCACGAGGAGCGCCCACAGGGCGGGGGAGCGGTGGGCGTCACCACCGATGTGGGTGACCACGGCGCCGGCGACGTACCGGAGCCGCAGGCCGGCGTCGCCGGCGCGAAGGGCGTAATCGGTCTCCTCCGAGTAGAGGAAGAAGGACTCGTCCCACTCGGCGACGGCGTCGAGGCACCGGGGCGCGATCGCCAGTGCTGCGCCCGTCGCCCACTCGGCGTCGGTGCCCGACTGGTACACCCGGCGATCGGCGACCACCTCGCCGAAGCACGACAGGCGTCCGGCCAGCGTTCCCCCGAAGACGGCCTCGCCCAGCGCCCGGGCCACCGTCGGCGCCCGCCGCAGCGACAGCTGGATGGTCCCGTCCTCGTCCTCGATGCGGGGAGCGGCGATCCCGACGGTGGGGTCGTCGAGGGCACGGAGCAGGGCCCCGGCGGTGCCCGGGGAGAGCCGTACGTCGGGGTTGAGCACGAGCACCGCACCGCGCTGGCGGCGCGACCGGACGCCGAGGTTGATGGCGGCCGCGTAGCCCGCGTTGCCTCCCGCGTCGATCACCGTGGCGGCCGGAGCGAGACGGCGGGCGACGTCGGCCGAGCCGTCGGACGAGGCGTTGTCGACGACGACCACCTCGGTCCGGTCGATGCCCGCCAGCCCCTCGTCGAGCGAGGCGAAGAGGGCCGGGAGCAGGGGCGCGCTGTTGTACGTGACGACGACGACGGTGAGTGCCGACCCGCCCGGCGTCACCTGCGCTCGGCGTCGGGCGCCCGCCGGAGCACGCCCAGGAACTCCTGCGCCCGGATGTCCCAGCTGTGCTGCGCCGCGAGGTCGCGCCGGGCGGCGGCCAGGAACGGGTCGCGGGGCCGGTCGAGCTCGTCCTCCACGGCGGCGGCGAAC belongs to Acidimicrobiales bacterium and includes:
- a CDS encoding glycosyltransferase family 2 protein; amino-acid sequence: MTPGGSALTVVVVTYNSAPLLPALFASLDEGLAGIDRTEVVVVDNASSDGSADVARRLAPAATVIDAGGNAGYAAAINLGVRSRRQRGAVLVLNPDVRLSPGTAGALLRALDDPTVGIAAPRIEDEDGTIQLSLRRAPTVARALGEAVFGGTLAGRLSCFGEVVADRRVYQSGTDAEWATGAALAIAPRCLDAVAEWDESFFLYSEETDYALRAGDAGLRLRYVAGAVVTHIGGDAHRSPALWALLVRNRVRLYRKRHGAAETAAFAAAVVLNELVRSRHATHRAALRALLSLRRR